From Bdellovibrio bacteriovorus, a single genomic window includes:
- a CDS encoding CHASE domain-containing protein has protein sequence MKRLKRVFVLSHEWNVFLVLLIIISVSLLSWWTVKVHLEKEWNARLESEIGKVSSTIHREFSAYGQALLDTRAFIQLSGIPTAKQYQDYIESTELLKRSPGLQGIGFAQKLERSEIPELERRMREQGFKDFKFWPDSERSLYTSAVMIEPDDWRNKKALGFDPYSDLTRRSAMDKALLSNTLAMSDPVVLVSDESEGQKILQGVLIYLPVSKVLDATGEAEPKNSLLGFAYSVIRINRFFNGAFGTPQFYEEKVNYKIEIYDRKLGRTLPLYERFPAKEEDRVVSDISVDREIQVLDKVWKLHFEPLPHFFNWYERYVPILFAFVTLIMLSVIFLALWSTQQFLKFSEKHQDSLALVSKSKSEELALFRRLNAIIADLSSSIEGSDLFEKFCHHLEDVFQIEDCVVFVRENRGPYEKRFQKVIDSFPEFLDLSSEFDGFLKDGVFALASNTESSRKVISFFSSEMQERLREGPYFMMRSVLHESGKSNSILIIVKGPKTLVDSKVLEYALASIVGQFAMSYDKAILLRKAEDANFMKSSFLANMSHEIRTPLGVIVGYSEILADDELDGEEKKQIVKSVKRNGKELARLIDDILDISKVEAGKLQFEMAQVNLESLIHEVKSVMEVRASDKKIQFNVAKLSNVPTYLFTDDIRLKQILVNVVGNAIKFTENGSVKLLYKTYVNDMQEEFLEFQIQDSGIGISERNRENLFKPFSQGDVSTTRKYGGTGLGLALSRRLAELLGGELFLLASSVGKGSTFCLRVPLRGANKEFLNLRQAPVKKETKELEQGPVRDIDWNGLDLRNLLKDVRILLVEDSEDNQEIFQHFLKAAGAEVVVADDGEKAVESAFKVEPDIVLMDIQIPKMDGKEATKRIRQRGFTKPVIALTAHALNEEVQSCLAAGCNGQITKPVSGELLVQEVYFYLNHRAEA, from the coding sequence GTGAAACGACTTAAAAGAGTTTTTGTCTTATCTCATGAGTGGAATGTGTTCCTCGTTCTGCTCATTATTATTTCTGTCAGCTTGCTCAGCTGGTGGACCGTCAAAGTGCATCTGGAAAAAGAATGGAATGCACGTCTTGAATCTGAAATCGGTAAAGTGAGTTCGACCATTCATCGCGAATTTTCCGCTTATGGTCAGGCTTTATTGGATACCCGCGCCTTTATTCAGCTAAGTGGGATTCCGACGGCGAAACAATATCAAGACTATATAGAGTCGACGGAACTTTTAAAGCGATCACCGGGTCTTCAGGGAATTGGTTTTGCACAAAAACTAGAAAGATCTGAAATCCCTGAGCTTGAACGTAGAATGCGTGAACAGGGTTTTAAAGATTTTAAATTTTGGCCGGATTCGGAGCGCTCTCTTTACACCTCTGCCGTGATGATTGAACCTGATGACTGGAGAAATAAAAAAGCTCTGGGCTTTGACCCGTATTCTGATCTCACACGTCGGTCCGCGATGGATAAGGCTTTATTATCTAACACACTGGCGATGTCGGATCCTGTTGTTTTGGTGTCAGATGAAAGTGAAGGGCAAAAGATTCTTCAAGGTGTTTTGATCTATCTTCCCGTATCGAAGGTTTTGGACGCCACCGGGGAGGCCGAACCTAAAAATTCTTTACTGGGCTTTGCTTACTCGGTGATTCGAATCAATCGCTTTTTTAATGGGGCGTTCGGCACACCTCAGTTTTATGAAGAAAAAGTAAACTATAAAATTGAGATTTATGATCGCAAGCTCGGACGAACGCTGCCGCTTTATGAGCGCTTCCCGGCGAAAGAAGAAGATCGCGTAGTTTCAGATATTTCTGTGGACCGCGAAATTCAGGTGCTTGATAAAGTGTGGAAATTGCATTTCGAGCCGTTGCCTCATTTCTTCAACTGGTATGAGCGCTATGTGCCGATTCTTTTTGCTTTTGTGACTTTGATCATGCTGTCGGTGATCTTTTTGGCGTTGTGGTCCACACAACAGTTTTTGAAGTTCAGTGAAAAGCATCAAGACTCTTTAGCGCTCGTGTCTAAGAGCAAGTCCGAAGAGTTGGCCTTATTCCGTCGTTTGAATGCGATTATTGCCGATCTTTCTTCTTCCATCGAAGGAAGTGATCTCTTCGAAAAATTCTGTCACCACTTGGAAGATGTTTTTCAAATTGAAGACTGCGTGGTCTTTGTGCGTGAGAATCGCGGACCTTATGAAAAACGCTTTCAAAAAGTGATCGATAGCTTTCCGGAGTTTCTGGATTTATCCAGTGAATTTGATGGCTTTCTTAAAGACGGCGTCTTTGCTCTGGCGTCGAATACAGAATCTTCGCGCAAAGTGATTTCATTTTTTAGTTCCGAGATGCAGGAGCGTCTGCGTGAAGGTCCTTATTTCATGATGCGCTCGGTTTTGCACGAATCGGGTAAAAGTAATTCTATTTTAATTATTGTGAAAGGACCTAAAACTTTAGTGGATTCAAAAGTTTTAGAATACGCCTTGGCAAGCATCGTGGGTCAGTTCGCAATGTCTTACGATAAAGCGATTCTTTTAAGAAAGGCCGAAGACGCGAACTTTATGAAGAGTTCCTTCTTGGCAAATATGAGTCACGAGATCCGCACGCCGCTAGGAGTGATCGTGGGTTATTCGGAAATCCTGGCCGATGATGAACTCGATGGAGAAGAAAAGAAGCAAATTGTCAAAAGTGTGAAGCGCAATGGTAAGGAGCTGGCTCGACTTATCGACGATATCTTAGATATTTCCAAAGTCGAAGCGGGTAAGCTGCAGTTTGAAATGGCACAGGTGAATCTTGAAAGTCTGATTCATGAAGTGAAATCCGTCATGGAAGTTCGCGCCTCCGACAAAAAGATTCAGTTCAACGTGGCTAAGCTTTCAAACGTGCCTACATATTTATTCACGGATGACATTCGTTTGAAGCAGATTCTAGTAAATGTCGTCGGTAACGCTATCAAATTCACCGAAAATGGCAGTGTGAAACTTCTTTATAAGACCTATGTGAATGATATGCAGGAAGAATTCCTGGAGTTCCAGATTCAGGACAGTGGTATCGGTATCAGTGAACGAAATCGCGAAAATCTGTTTAAACCTTTCTCTCAAGGAGATGTGTCAACCACGCGCAAGTATGGCGGCACGGGTTTAGGGTTGGCACTGTCGCGTCGTTTAGCGGAGCTTTTAGGTGGGGAGTTATTCCTATTAGCGTCGTCGGTGGGTAAAGGCTCCACGTTCTGTTTGCGTGTTCCGCTGCGTGGAGCAAATAAAGAATTTCTGAATCTGCGACAAGCCCCAGTTAAAAAAGAGACCAAAGAACTTGAGCAAGGCCCCGTGCGTGATATTGATTGGAATGGTCTTGATTTAAGAAACCTTTTGAAAGATGTGCGCATTCTATTGGTTGAAGATTCTGAAGACAATCAAGAGATCTTCCAGCACTTTTTAAAAGCGGCGGGCGCCGAAGTGGTCGTGGCCGATGACGGTGAAAAGGCCGTCGAGAGTGCCTTTAAAGTAGAACCTGACATTGTTCTTATGGATATCCAAATTCCTAAAATGGACGGAAAAGAAGCGACCAAGCGGATTCGTCAACGCGGATTTACGAAGCCGGTGATTGCATTAACGGCGCATGCTTTGAACGAAGAAGTGCAAAGCTGTCTGGCGGCTGGATGCAACGGTCAAATAACGAAACCCGTTTCTGGAGAACTCTTGGTTCAAGAAGTGTATTTCTATTTGAATCACCGGGCGGAAGCATGA
- a CDS encoding Hpt domain-containing protein encodes MSESGMVVPLESKQKYLSRRLGELAKIQEMIHTPDWEFVAKVGHQIKGNAKTFEFPSLSDLGSRLEEAGKTKDSRLLKDVCAELQASLESLNQNLTSSV; translated from the coding sequence ATGAGTGAAAGTGGAATGGTTGTTCCCTTAGAGTCCAAACAGAAATATCTGTCGCGAAGGCTGGGGGAGTTAGCGAAAATTCAAGAGATGATTCACACGCCGGACTGGGAGTTTGTCGCAAAAGTAGGGCATCAAATAAAGGGCAATGCGAAAACGTTTGAGTTTCCGTCTTTAAGTGATTTGGGAAGTCGTTTGGAAGAAGCAGGTAAAACCAAAGACTCGCGTTTACTGAAAGATGTGTGCGCAGAACTGCAGGCGAGTCTTGAATCTTTAAATCAAAATCTTACGTCGTCCGTCTAA
- a CDS encoding GlsB/YeaQ/YmgE family stress response membrane protein — translation MLSSILLGFAVGIAAKILLPGKAPGGWVITCLLGIAGGAVAHLLGTSAGYYRDYEPLGFAAAIVGAMFILFLYRVLVRRTT, via the coding sequence ATGCTTTCATCAATCCTTCTAGGGTTTGCTGTGGGAATCGCAGCAAAGATACTCTTACCTGGAAAAGCGCCTGGTGGTTGGGTCATCACCTGTTTATTAGGTATCGCCGGTGGCGCGGTCGCGCATCTATTGGGCACTTCAGCGGGTTACTATCGCGACTACGAGCCTCTAGGTTTTGCTGCCGCGATTGTCGGTGCGATGTTCATTCTTTTTCTGTATCGTGTCTTAGTTAGACGGACGACGTAA
- a CDS encoding sigma-54-dependent transcriptional regulator, translating into MDKQKTILLIEDDLDLAELATAYFRQKNITVIHEENPLSALQQVVTQKISPDAIITDLNLPTINGMEFIKRLRAEGVQTPIILITVSNDVDVAVEAIEAGAYDFVVKPLHFPQLLISAQRAFKFNILSAENKTLKETLDISKGLHPEGIIGKSESIHRIMDLARRVSKSSSTVSITGESGTGKEVFAKAIHRWSPRNKKPFVAINCSAIPENLLESELFGHAKGAFTGAVDKKTGLFEEADGGTLFLDEIGDLNLTLQAKLLRVLQEKEIKRVGENQARAVDVRVIAATHKDLRLEVQEKRFREDLFFRLNVIPIKIPPLRERREDIIPLAEHFLKKFNTLNGTQIQGFKKNAKEFLLTHPWRGNVRELENTIERAVVLATGPEIDVSALTLFDEGTASSAIADDDKKNAFIFRFGEEVSSLHELEKKYVQFVYERHNRAKEMTAKALGIDRKTLYRKLQEIETT; encoded by the coding sequence ATGGACAAGCAGAAAACAATTCTTCTGATCGAAGACGACCTTGATTTAGCAGAATTGGCGACGGCCTATTTTCGCCAGAAAAACATCACGGTGATCCACGAAGAAAATCCTCTTTCCGCTCTTCAGCAGGTTGTGACCCAGAAGATCAGCCCTGATGCTATTATCACTGATTTAAATTTACCGACGATCAATGGGATGGAATTTATCAAGCGGTTGCGCGCTGAAGGCGTCCAAACTCCCATCATCCTTATTACCGTCTCGAACGATGTCGATGTCGCGGTGGAGGCGATCGAAGCGGGCGCATACGACTTCGTCGTTAAGCCTTTGCACTTCCCGCAGCTTCTGATTTCGGCTCAACGTGCGTTTAAGTTTAATATCTTAAGCGCAGAAAATAAAACTTTGAAAGAGACACTGGATATCAGTAAAGGGTTACACCCCGAAGGTATTATCGGTAAAAGCGAAAGCATTCATCGAATCATGGATCTGGCGCGCCGGGTTTCGAAAAGTTCTTCGACAGTTTCCATCACCGGCGAAAGTGGTACTGGTAAGGAAGTTTTTGCGAAAGCCATTCACCGCTGGAGCCCGCGAAATAAAAAACCTTTCGTCGCGATCAACTGTTCGGCGATCCCCGAAAATCTTTTAGAGTCAGAACTTTTTGGTCACGCCAAAGGTGCATTTACCGGTGCCGTTGATAAAAAAACCGGTCTCTTTGAAGAAGCCGACGGAGGAACCTTGTTTCTCGATGAAATCGGGGATTTGAATCTGACCTTGCAGGCAAAACTACTGCGTGTGCTTCAGGAAAAAGAAATTAAAAGAGTCGGAGAAAATCAGGCGCGTGCCGTCGACGTGCGGGTTATTGCCGCCACCCATAAGGATTTGCGTTTGGAAGTGCAGGAAAAACGTTTTCGTGAAGACTTGTTCTTCCGTTTGAATGTGATTCCGATAAAAATTCCACCTCTGCGCGAAAGAAGAGAAGACATTATTCCTTTAGCTGAACATTTCCTAAAAAAGTTCAACACTTTGAACGGCACGCAAATTCAGGGCTTTAAAAAGAACGCCAAAGAATTTTTGCTGACTCATCCTTGGCGAGGCAATGTGCGCGAGCTAGAAAACACCATTGAGCGCGCCGTCGTTTTGGCGACCGGGCCCGAGATTGATGTGAGTGCTTTGACTTTGTTTGACGAAGGCACGGCAAGCTCTGCGATCGCGGACGATGATAAGAAGAATGCCTTTATCTTCCGCTTCGGCGAAGAAGTGTCGTCCTTGCATGAACTTGAAAAGAAATATGTTCAGTTTGTCTATGAAAGACACAATCGCGCAAAAGAAATGACGGCAAAGGCCTTAGGCATTGATCGAAAAACTTTGTATCGTAAGCTGCAAGAAATCGAAACAACGTAA